A stretch of DNA from bacterium:
GGCTTATACGTAAACTTGCTGTAAGAGTCTTTACACACGACGAGTTTACAGCACAAAATCTGAGAAAAAAATCAATATCAGCATCGTTCTTGGGAAACCCAATGATTGATGAACTCCACCCAGAAGGTAATTTTTCCGCAGGATCCTCTAGAGATGGTATACCAGAAAAAAAGTTGATTGGAATTCTGCCCGGGTCAAGAGTAGAAGCGTATAAAAATTTCTTAAAAATATTGGAAGTAGTTGAGTTAATATCAAATCTTAGGAACGATTTAGCATTTGCTGCTGCTATTCCAGGTGTACTTAGTTTTAAAAAATTAATAAAACTCTCAAAGAAAAGTGGATGGCAGAGTACATTGGAAATACATCAATCAGAGTTTTATAAAGTTGAAATAGAAAAGAAAGATACTAAAGTGTTACTTTTATCCAATGCATTTGTAGACATAATCAAGCATTCTGTCCTTATAATTGGATTAGCAGGAACGGCTAATGAGCAAGCTGCAGCACTCAGAAAGCCAATAGTATCATTCACAGGAACAGGACCACAAACTTCAAAAATAAGAATGAAGAATCAAGAAAGATTGTTAGGCGGTTGCTTGAAATTTGTCAATAATTTCCCAAAAGGTGTAGTAAATGAAATCTTGCAATTGCTTGATAATGAGAAATTGAGAAAAACAATGGGTGAAGCTGGGGTCAAAAAAATGGGAACACCAGGGGGGGCAAAAAAGATTGCAAAATTATTAGATACACTCATTGAAGGCTAAATTACTACTTTTACCATTCAGAATTTAGCATTTTTCCATACTGTCCTTCATACCACTTATAATTCCCATACCTGCCCAAAATAGAATCCCTAACCCTATAACATATGGAGTATTGTCTGCTATATTATGAATCAGAACATTAAGGAAAGAAGCAAGTAAGGCAGCTGATATCCATCTCTTAAAGTCTATGTTTCTTTTATAAATCTGCCAACCCCATCTTGTGAGTATTATAAATATTAACATAAGAACTAAAAAACCTATAATTCCAGACTCTACTAAAAAATTGAGATACATGCAGTGAATGTAGTGAGGACCTTTATAACAGTAGCTAGGTAAAGCATAATTTTCATAAAGTAAATAAAAGTTATGTATACCTACACCTGTTAAAATGCTATGCTCTTTCCACATTCTTATTCCAGGTATGACAGTCACTTTTCTCTTTATGTCACCGGATAAGTAAGATGTATCCAAGAACCTTGTTTTTAGGGGAGTAAAAATAAAACATATTACTATCAAAATAATGGGTAAAATAATGGCTGCTACTTTTTTATTGAGAAGGCAGAAGAGAAAAATAATAGAAATTATGAGACTTATAGCTGGACCACGGGATAAAGTAAGAAAGAAAGATACAAGACTTAAAATTATAGTTGTTACTAAAAAAATTCTCTTATAACCTTTTATAAAGAAGGAAATAAAAATAGGAATAGTAAAGGCAAGGAAAGATGATAAAATCAGTGTATTATAACAAATAGAATTTATTCGCCCACCCTGCATAGGAGCTATGATTGGAATACCTTTTATTACAAAACTTAGCTTTGTAAAATATTGAAAAATACCTATAATAGAAATAGCACATGCACAATAGGATAAGAAATCGGTTAATTTATTGAAATCATTTTCATTTTTTAAAAGGGTCTTTGAGAGAAAGTATGAAATGAGATAACTTATAAATAATGACCCAGCAATAAAACTATGAACTTTGTAAACAGCAAAAGTAGAAGAAAGAAAAATAGCTCCAAGAAGAGAAAGTTGAACTTTATCAAGTAGGTTTAATGAGAATCTCGTCCGTGACACAAGAAAAAAAAACAAAGCAGAAATTAAAAAGGCTACTACAATGTAAGGTGAAATTGAAGTAAATAAGAGAGCACTTAAAAAGCAGCCGACAGATGTCCGATGGCAGATGTGAGATTTATCTCTATTTTCCGTTCTCTGAATTCTAATTTTTATTTTCTATTCTCTAAATTCTGATTTCCGGTTTTGTTTTAAGACAGCTCTTTCCTTATAAGCATTTTATATAAACCTTCATTTTTAAGCAATTCTTGATGAGTCCCCTCCTCCACTATTCTTCCATTATCCATTACGATTATTTTGTCACAATTATAGATAGTAGAGAGTCTATGGGCTATGACAATTGCAGTCCTACCTTTGAGTAACCGCTCTATTGCTTCGTGAACTTTATTCTCAGATTCAGGATCTAAGTGAGATGTAGCCTCATCAAATATGAGGATTTCTGGATTCTTATAAAGCGCTCTCGCAATTGCTATCCTTTGACGCTCACCACCCGAGAGTTTCACTCCCCTCTCCCCTATCACAGTATCGTAGCCATAGGGAAGTCTCTCAATAAACTCGTGTGCATTTGCTAAATTTGCAGCCATACGAACAGCTTCAGGTTTAGCAGTAGTATCACCGCAAGCAATATTATTGAATACAGTATCATTAAAAAGGATTGGCTCTTGTGTGACAAGTCC
This window harbors:
- a CDS encoding O-antigen ligase family protein, encoding MSRTRFSLNLLDKVQLSLLGAIFLSSTFAVYKVHSFIAGSLFISYLISYFLSKTLLKNENDFNKLTDFLSYCACAISIIGIFQYFTKLSFVIKGIPIIAPMQGGRINSICYNTLILSSFLAFTIPIFISFFIKGYKRIFLVTTIILSLVSFFLTLSRGPAISLIISIIFLFCLLNKKVAAIILPIILIVICFIFTPLKTRFLDTSYLSGDIKRKVTVIPGIRMWKEHSILTGVGIHNFYLLYENYALPSYCYKGPHYIHCMYLNFLVESGIIGFLVLMLIFIILTRWGWQIYKRNIDFKRWISAALLASFLNVLIHNIADNTPYVIGLGILFWAGMGIISGMKDSMEKC